The following proteins are encoded in a genomic region of Roseisolibacter agri:
- a CDS encoding UDP-2,3-diacylglucosamine diphosphatase, whose amino-acid sequence MSLPAPCFILADVHLGVAPRETERALIAFLRSLPGRAGSLMIDGDLFDFWFEWGTAIPRTGFRVLAALADVVDAGVPVTWVAGNHDCWGGDVLRQDVGVTYHFGPWIGDLAGWRARVEHGDGLRGREDRGYRAIRPVLRHPLSKAAFRLLPVDAASRLATGSSQASRTYRPRDDGLGIRRAGIARLESDPQIELLVLGHSHVAGVERASTGGVYANPGSWLDAPTYLRVDAREIALCRWDGSAEGDRLDALERRPEEALRHP is encoded by the coding sequence GTGTCGCTACCCGCCCCCTGCTTCATCCTCGCCGACGTCCACCTGGGCGTCGCGCCACGCGAGACCGAGCGCGCGCTGATCGCGTTCCTGCGGTCGCTGCCCGGGCGCGCCGGCTCGCTCATGATCGACGGCGACCTGTTCGACTTCTGGTTCGAGTGGGGCACGGCCATCCCGCGGACCGGGTTCCGGGTGCTCGCGGCGCTCGCCGACGTGGTCGACGCCGGCGTGCCGGTGACGTGGGTCGCTGGAAACCACGACTGCTGGGGCGGCGACGTGCTGCGGCAGGACGTGGGCGTCACCTACCACTTCGGGCCCTGGATCGGGGACCTGGCCGGCTGGCGCGCGCGTGTGGAGCACGGCGACGGCCTGCGCGGGCGCGAGGACCGTGGCTATCGCGCGATCCGCCCGGTGCTGCGGCATCCGCTGTCCAAGGCGGCGTTTCGCCTGCTGCCCGTGGACGCGGCGAGCCGCCTCGCGACGGGCAGCTCGCAGGCGAGCCGCACGTACCGACCGCGCGACGACGGCCTCGGCATCCGGCGCGCCGGGATCGCGCGGCTCGAGTCGGACCCGCAGATCGAGCTGCTGGTGCTCGGCCACTCGCACGTCGCGGGCGTGGAGCGCGCGTCGACGGGCGGCGTGTACGCGAATCCGGGCTCGTGGCTCGACGCGCCGACCTACCTGCGCGTGGACGCGCGCGAGATCGCGCTCTGTCGCTGGGACGGATCAGCCGAGGGTGACCGTCTCGACGCGCTCGAGCGGCGCCCCGAGGAAGCGCTGCGCCATCCGTGA
- a CDS encoding RidA family protein has protein sequence MTDPRLTVVHTAQAPEAIGPYSQAVVANGMVFTAGQIALDPATMQIVEGDVSAQAEQVMRNLTAVLDAAGASWASVVKTTIFLADMADFQAVNAVYARVTGDSRPARSTVAVAGLPRNVRVEIEAVALVG, from the coding sequence ATGACCGATCCGCGTCTCACCGTCGTCCACACCGCGCAGGCGCCCGAGGCAATCGGCCCCTACTCGCAGGCCGTCGTCGCCAACGGCATGGTGTTCACGGCCGGGCAGATCGCGCTGGATCCGGCGACGATGCAGATCGTCGAGGGCGACGTCAGCGCGCAGGCGGAGCAGGTGATGCGCAACCTCACCGCGGTGCTCGACGCCGCGGGCGCGTCGTGGGCGAGCGTCGTGAAGACGACGATCTTCCTCGCCGACATGGCGGACTTCCAGGCCGTGAACGCGGTGTACGCGCGCGTCACCGGCGACTCGCGCCCGGCGCGCTCCACCGTCGCCGTCGCGGGCCTGCCGCGCAACGTGCGCGTCGAGATCGAGGCCGTCGCGCTCGTCGGCTGA
- a CDS encoding TatD family hydrolase yields MTTPFFDSHAHLGDPAFGDEADAIVRRAREAGAAGIVSIGESLAAAARARAIAARHPGFVWFTAGVHPHDAADFDAARDVAAIRAEVAGGAVAVGECGLDYHYDHSPRDAQRAAFGSQLRLAAELDRPVVVHTREAEDDTRAMVEEAGRSGVRGVLHCYTGSHALAEAALAVGWHVSFSGIVTFKRWDDDALLRLVPDDRLLAESDAPYLAPVPHRGRRNEPAWVGHTVARLAAARGQDVAEVGRLVTANARRFYGLPAAPGAD; encoded by the coding sequence ATGACGACCCCCTTCTTCGACAGCCACGCGCACCTGGGCGATCCCGCCTTCGGCGACGAGGCCGACGCGATCGTGCGCCGCGCGCGTGAGGCGGGCGCCGCCGGCATCGTCAGCATCGGCGAGTCGCTCGCGGCCGCCGCGCGCGCGCGTGCCATCGCCGCACGGCATCCGGGCTTCGTCTGGTTCACGGCGGGCGTCCACCCGCACGACGCCGCCGATTTCGACGCGGCACGCGACGTCGCGGCCATTCGCGCCGAGGTCGCGGGGGGTGCGGTCGCGGTCGGCGAGTGCGGGCTCGACTATCACTACGACCACTCGCCGCGCGACGCACAGCGCGCCGCGTTCGGCTCGCAGCTCCGCCTCGCCGCCGAGCTGGATCGGCCCGTCGTCGTGCACACCCGCGAGGCGGAGGACGACACGCGCGCGATGGTCGAGGAGGCTGGCCGGTCCGGCGTCCGTGGCGTGCTGCACTGCTACACGGGCTCGCACGCCCTGGCCGAGGCGGCGCTCGCGGTCGGCTGGCACGTGTCGTTCAGCGGCATCGTCACGTTCAAGCGGTGGGACGACGACGCGCTGCTGCGGCTCGTGCCCGACGACCGGCTTCTCGCGGAGTCCGATGCGCCGTACCTCGCGCCCGTCCCGCATCGCGGCCGTCGGAACGAGCCGGCGTGGGTCGGCCACACGGTCGCGCGGCTGGCCGCCGCGCGCGGGCAGGACGTCGCCGAGGTCGGGCGACTGGTGACCGCGAACGCCCGCCGCTTCTACGGCCTACCGGCCGCCCCGGGCGCGGACTAA
- a CDS encoding acyl-CoA thioesterase, with protein sequence MSRVHTSELRVRYAETDQMGVVYHANYLAWCEVGRTDWIRAAGMSYRDMEAQGVGLAVSDLQMRFHAAATYDDVVRVETRCTEVRSRTVTFEYLVTRADTGARLVSATTRLIAIDRQGRTMAMPAAVRELLERAAADGSASEASA encoded by the coding sequence GTGAGCCGCGTCCACACGTCCGAGCTGCGCGTCCGCTACGCCGAAACCGACCAGATGGGGGTGGTGTACCATGCCAACTACCTCGCCTGGTGCGAGGTCGGCCGCACCGACTGGATCCGCGCGGCGGGCATGAGCTACCGCGACATGGAGGCGCAGGGCGTCGGGCTCGCGGTCAGCGACCTGCAGATGCGCTTCCACGCGGCCGCGACGTACGACGACGTGGTTCGCGTCGAGACCCGCTGCACCGAGGTGCGCTCGCGCACCGTCACCTTCGAGTATCTCGTGACCAGGGCTGATACCGGGGCGCGGCTCGTGAGCGCGACGACGCGGTTGATCGCGATCGACCGCCAGGGACGCACGATGGCGATGCCCGCCGCCGTGCGCGAGCTGCTCGAGCGCGCCGCGGCCGACGGATCGGCGTCGGAGGCGTCCGCATGA
- a CDS encoding LptE family protein, with the protein MRARRWALALVLGASVGVQGCRFSPYKFQGGGLPPHVRTMAVLPFENDTPVPELQRELFEAMRRELQNRLNLRDASEAKADAIVRGTIVKYDIDVPIGFSADPTQATTARRQLQLVVDVAIIDQASGRTLWEKKGLTAKGEYSEQAEAAGRRQAIEEVIADIIEGATSQW; encoded by the coding sequence ATGCGCGCGCGCCGCTGGGCGCTCGCGCTCGTCCTCGGCGCGTCGGTCGGCGTGCAGGGCTGTCGCTTCTCGCCCTACAAGTTCCAGGGCGGCGGGCTGCCGCCGCACGTGCGCACGATGGCGGTGCTGCCGTTCGAGAACGACACGCCCGTGCCCGAGCTGCAGCGCGAGCTGTTCGAGGCGATGCGCCGGGAGCTGCAGAACCGCCTCAACCTCCGCGACGCGTCCGAGGCGAAGGCCGACGCGATCGTGCGCGGGACGATCGTGAAGTACGACATCGACGTGCCGATCGGCTTCAGCGCCGATCCCACGCAGGCGACGACCGCGCGCCGCCAGCTGCAGCTGGTCGTCGACGTGGCGATCATCGATCAGGCGAGCGGTCGCACGCTCTGGGAGAAGAAGGGGCTCACGGCGAAGGGCGAGTACTCCGAGCAGGCCGAGGCGGCCGGTCGCAGGCAGGCGATCGAGGAGGTCATCGCCGACATCATCGAGGGAGCGACCTCACAGTGGTGA
- the secF gene encoding protein translocase subunit SecF: MLRIFHNTKFDFIKWWRWAAGLTAAFIAIGLASYAVNPSLNYSIEFTGGTLMQLEFKQPPDVGQLRQTVNTVARGAEIQQYGSPLEYTVRARGEGETANAGAEGVGRQVQGALEQKYGAGNVRIVRTEAVGARVGEELSRGALIAVLLGSLITLVYLAIRFEWRFGLAAVLATGHDILVTAAFIKLFHIEVSLTVVAAILTLLGYSMNDTIIIFDRVREDLRQKRKEPLRDTLNRAINETLPRSVLTHATTLAATLALLLFAGEVIRPFAWVMAFGIFVATFSSVYVAGPLLLWIERKYPRAEVAGVSKSAASTGRTASQPGQTVGAR, translated from the coding sequence ATGCTGCGCATCTTCCACAACACGAAGTTCGACTTCATCAAGTGGTGGCGCTGGGCCGCCGGCCTCACGGCCGCGTTCATCGCCATCGGGCTCGCGTCGTACGCGGTGAACCCGTCGCTGAACTACAGCATCGAGTTCACCGGCGGCACGCTGATGCAGCTCGAGTTCAAGCAGCCGCCCGACGTCGGCCAGCTGCGGCAGACGGTGAACACCGTCGCGCGCGGTGCCGAGATCCAGCAGTACGGCTCGCCCCTTGAGTACACGGTGCGCGCGCGCGGCGAGGGCGAGACGGCCAACGCGGGCGCCGAGGGCGTCGGCCGCCAGGTCCAGGGCGCGCTCGAGCAGAAGTACGGTGCCGGCAACGTGCGCATCGTGCGCACGGAGGCGGTCGGCGCGCGCGTCGGTGAGGAGCTCTCGCGCGGCGCGCTCATCGCCGTGCTCCTCGGCTCGCTCATCACGCTGGTCTACCTGGCGATCCGCTTCGAGTGGCGCTTCGGTCTCGCGGCCGTGCTCGCAACGGGCCACGACATCCTCGTGACCGCCGCGTTCATCAAGCTGTTCCACATCGAGGTCAGCCTCACGGTCGTCGCCGCGATCCTGACGCTGCTCGGCTACTCGATGAACGACACGATCATCATCTTCGATCGTGTCCGCGAGGACCTGCGCCAGAAGCGCAAGGAGCCGCTCCGCGACACGCTGAACCGCGCGATCAACGAGACGCTGCCGCGCTCGGTGCTGACGCACGCCACCACGCTCGCCGCGACGCTCGCGCTGCTGCTCTTCGCGGGCGAGGTGATTCGCCCGTTCGCGTGGGTGATGGCGTTCGGCATCTTCGTCGCGACGTTCAGCTCCGTCTACGTCGCCGGCCCGCTGCTCCTCTGGATCGAGCGCAAGTATCCGCGCGCGGAGGTCGCCGGCGTCTCCAAGTCGGCCGCGTCCACCGGTCGCACGGCGTCGCAGCCCGGCCAGACGGTCGGCGCACGCTGA
- the secD gene encoding protein translocase subunit SecD, giving the protein MSNLKYRLLLIGALVLASVFALFPRTVVERVKRNGVFVTDTVRRVPLKRGLDLQGGMHLTLEVDETKGAVANKGEALDRALRVVRNRIDELGVSEPVVQKVGDDRIIVELPGVDDPIRAQAVVQKAAFLEFQIADETQALERSLARLDAVAAQKLPTVAAAGAADTAAAAAGQKGLTSLFGADSARRDTTVAATTAGRDSAGRTDSAGRRASTAGAFSRAIQQGNHPGQYIVAEDDYRRLQPLLDLPEIQGALPPGKILRWGADSIVAGGQIYRPLYVLDSRPIITGEYLTSARPAQDPTEGNLVQFELSREGGRRFQNETGKHLQDFMAIVLDQRVITAPVIQSAIGNRGQITLGRGSLQDAQDLAIVLNAGALPVPLKVAETREIGASLGQDSIRQGITAMVIAVLLIIVIMVGYYRISGALAVSALSLYVLFTLAILAGFHAALTLPGVAGLVLTIGIAVDANVLIFERIREELDRGKTVRLAVDEGFRHAMSAIVDTSVATILTGAVLYQYGSGPVRGFAVTLIAGIAASLFTAIFVTRTFFLIWLSRSPRAQQALSI; this is encoded by the coding sequence ATGTCGAACCTGAAGTACCGTCTGCTGCTCATCGGCGCGCTCGTCCTGGCGTCGGTGTTCGCGCTCTTTCCGCGTACCGTCGTCGAGCGCGTGAAGCGCAACGGCGTCTTCGTGACCGACACGGTCCGGCGCGTGCCCCTCAAGCGGGGGCTGGACCTGCAGGGCGGGATGCACCTGACGCTCGAGGTCGACGAGACCAAGGGCGCCGTGGCGAACAAGGGGGAGGCGCTCGACCGGGCGCTGCGCGTCGTGCGCAACCGCATCGACGAGCTGGGCGTGAGCGAGCCCGTCGTGCAGAAGGTCGGCGACGACCGCATCATCGTCGAGCTGCCCGGCGTGGACGATCCGATCCGCGCGCAGGCCGTCGTGCAGAAGGCCGCGTTCCTCGAGTTCCAGATCGCCGACGAGACGCAGGCGCTCGAGCGCTCGCTGGCGCGCCTCGACGCGGTCGCCGCGCAGAAGCTGCCCACGGTCGCCGCCGCTGGCGCGGCCGACACGGCCGCTGCCGCCGCTGGCCAGAAGGGGCTGACGTCGCTCTTCGGCGCCGACAGCGCGCGCCGCGACACGACGGTCGCCGCGACCACCGCGGGCCGCGACTCGGCCGGCCGCACGGACAGCGCGGGCCGTCGCGCGTCCACGGCGGGCGCCTTCTCGCGCGCCATCCAGCAGGGCAACCATCCGGGCCAGTACATCGTGGCCGAGGACGACTACCGTCGTCTGCAGCCGCTGCTCGACCTCCCCGAGATCCAGGGCGCGCTGCCGCCGGGCAAGATCCTGCGCTGGGGCGCCGACTCGATCGTGGCCGGCGGGCAGATCTACCGCCCGCTCTACGTCCTCGACTCGCGACCGATCATCACCGGTGAGTACCTGACGTCGGCGCGTCCGGCGCAGGACCCGACCGAGGGCAACCTCGTCCAGTTCGAGCTCAGCCGCGAGGGCGGCCGCCGCTTCCAGAACGAGACGGGCAAGCACCTCCAGGACTTCATGGCGATCGTGCTCGACCAGCGCGTCATCACGGCGCCGGTCATCCAGAGCGCCATCGGCAACCGCGGCCAGATCACGCTCGGCCGCGGCTCGCTGCAGGACGCGCAGGACCTCGCGATCGTGCTGAACGCCGGCGCGCTGCCGGTGCCGCTCAAGGTCGCGGAGACGCGTGAGATCGGCGCCAGCCTCGGCCAGGACTCGATCCGGCAGGGCATCACCGCCATGGTGATCGCCGTCCTGCTGATCATCGTCATCATGGTCGGCTACTACCGCATCTCGGGCGCGCTCGCGGTGTCGGCGCTCTCGCTGTACGTGCTGTTCACGCTGGCGATCCTCGCGGGCTTCCACGCGGCGCTGACGCTCCCGGGCGTCGCCGGTCTCGTGCTGACGATCGGCATCGCCGTCGACGCGAACGTGCTGATCTTCGAGCGCATCCGCGAGGAGTTGGATCGCGGCAAGACGGTGCGCCTCGCCGTCGACGAGGGCTTCCGCCATGCGATGAGCGCGATCGTCGACACGAGCGTGGCGACGATCCTCACGGGCGCGGTGCTCTACCAGTACGGCTCCGGCCCGGTCCGCGGCTTCGCCGTCACGCTGATCGCCGGCATCGCGGCGTCGCTGTTCACGGCGATCTTCGTGACGCGGACGTTCTTCCTCATCTGGCTGTCGCGGAGCCCGCGCGCCCAGCAGGCCCTCAGCATCTGA
- the rfaE2 gene encoding D-glycero-beta-D-manno-heptose 1-phosphate adenylyltransferase — MSPVVELAFDPARKIMGWDEARAWRATQRGRLVFTNGVFDLLHPGHIDVLVGSRRQGDALVVGLNADASVRRLKGPERPVRSEAERAYVLAALAAVDAVVVFAEDTPLELVRWLQPDVIVKGGDYREDTIVGAPEVRARGGDVVVIPLTPGQSTTSIIEKLRGGIR, encoded by the coding sequence GTGAGCCCCGTCGTCGAGCTCGCGTTCGATCCGGCGCGCAAGATCATGGGGTGGGACGAGGCGCGCGCGTGGCGCGCGACGCAGCGCGGCCGGCTCGTCTTCACCAATGGCGTGTTCGACCTGCTGCATCCCGGGCACATCGACGTGCTCGTGGGATCGCGGCGACAGGGCGATGCGCTCGTCGTCGGGCTCAATGCCGATGCGTCGGTGCGCCGGCTCAAGGGTCCCGAGCGTCCCGTGCGCTCCGAGGCGGAGCGCGCATACGTGCTCGCCGCGCTGGCGGCGGTCGACGCAGTCGTCGTGTTCGCCGAGGACACGCCGCTGGAGCTGGTGCGCTGGCTGCAGCCGGACGTGATCGTGAAGGGCGGGGACTACCGGGAGGACACGATCGTCGGCGCGCCGGAGGTGCGGGCGCGCGGCGGCGACGTCGTCGTCATCCCGCTCACGCCCGGGCAGTCCACCACCTCCATCATCGAGAAGCTCCGTGGCGGCATCCGCTGA
- the murI gene encoding glutamate racemase — MSAQQPPDSPVVHHPAAPIGVFDSGIGGLTVAREIMRQLPTESIVYFGDTARVPYGPKSPDTVRRYSHEIAEFLRGEGVKAIVIACNTATAHALPMLRAEQPLPVIGVVEPGARAAVGASRGGTVGVIGTMGTIASGAYERAIRALRHDVAVLGQPCPLFVPFVEEGWLSHEATRLVAHEYLDALRDRSMDTLVLGCTHYPLLKPLIGEVVGRSVRLIDSAEETAAETGRVLVSRGLAAPAGTTPRHRFIASDAPDHFSRMAQRFLGAPLERVETVTLG; from the coding sequence ATGAGCGCCCAGCAGCCGCCCGACTCGCCCGTCGTGCACCATCCGGCGGCGCCGATCGGCGTGTTCGACTCGGGGATCGGTGGGCTCACGGTCGCTCGCGAGATCATGCGCCAGCTGCCGACGGAGTCAATCGTCTACTTCGGCGACACCGCGCGCGTGCCGTACGGCCCGAAGAGCCCCGACACCGTGCGCCGCTACAGCCACGAGATCGCGGAGTTCCTCCGCGGTGAGGGGGTGAAGGCGATCGTGATCGCGTGCAACACCGCGACCGCGCACGCGCTGCCCATGCTGCGCGCGGAGCAGCCGCTCCCGGTGATCGGCGTCGTCGAGCCAGGGGCGCGCGCGGCGGTGGGCGCGTCGCGCGGCGGCACGGTGGGCGTCATCGGGACGATGGGGACGATCGCGTCCGGCGCCTACGAGCGCGCCATCCGCGCGCTCCGGCACGACGTCGCGGTGCTTGGCCAACCGTGCCCGCTGTTCGTGCCCTTCGTCGAGGAGGGCTGGCTGTCGCACGAGGCGACGCGGCTCGTCGCGCACGAGTACCTCGACGCGCTGCGCGACCGCTCGATGGACACGCTGGTGCTGGGCTGCACGCACTACCCGCTCCTCAAGCCGCTCATCGGCGAGGTGGTCGGGCGCTCGGTGCGCCTCATCGACAGCGCCGAGGAGACGGCGGCCGAGACGGGGCGCGTGCTGGTCTCGCGCGGGCTCGCGGCGCCCGCTGGCACGACGCCGCGGCATCGCTTCATCGCCAGCGACGCGCCGGACCACTTCTCACGGATGGCGCAGCGCTTCCTCGGGGCGCCGCTCGAGCGCGTCGAGACGGTCACCCTCGGCTGA